A single genomic interval of Arachis duranensis cultivar V14167 chromosome 7, aradu.V14167.gnm2.J7QH, whole genome shotgun sequence harbors:
- the LOC107457752 gene encoding uncharacterized protein LOC107457752 isoform X1, producing MEDSYTGLPTSHLLGSVPAATNDENNTAKQEATDANMQTFPPNHAGDRGRGYHTLDNPPETFEQQSANNWRGVFSVSSYTQYFNVDTDVVIFRLISSFNPYGGDFFSKIDANPDLYGLIWVSTTLVFVLAALGNLATYLMQKHTGTSTSWSFDVGYMNVAACAIYGYAIVVPLAYYFFLQYMGSNASLIRFWCMWGYSLSIFIISSFLLLIPVEALRWLIIILTGVASASFVALNLKSCIEGNELSVAIVAAFFLQIALAVFIKVWFFA from the exons ATGGAGGACTCTTACACCGGTCTCCCAACTAGTCACTTGCTCGGTTCAGTTCCT GCTGCCACAAATGATGAAAATAATACTGCAAAACAAGAGG CTACTGATGCAAATATGCAAACATTCCCTCCCAACCATGCAGGAGACAGAGGACGAGGATATCATACTCTTGACAATCCACCTG AAACTTTTGAACAACAGTCAGCAAACAATTGGAGGGGAGTCTTTAGTGTCTCATCCTACACACAGTATTTCAATGTAGATACAGATGTTGTCATATTCAGATTGATAAGTTCCTTTAATCCATACGGTGGAGACTTTTTCAGCAAGATAGATGCTAACCCTGATCT ATATGGCCTTATATGGGTCTCAACAACATTGGTTTTTGTACTTGCCGCACTTGGGAATCTTGCTACATACCTTATGCAAAAACATACAGGTACCAGTACATCATGGAGCTTTGATGTCGGCTATATGAATGTGGCTGCATGTGCAATCTATGGCTATGCAATAGTGGTCCCTCTCGCATACTACTTCTTCCTTCAGTATATGGGTTCCAATGCTAGCCTCATTAGGTTCTGGTGCATGTGGGGATATTCCCTCTCCATTTTCATAATATCCTCT TTTCTGTTGTTGATTCCGGTTGAGGCTCTTCGGTGGCTTATAATAATCCTTACTGGTGTAGCCTCGGCTAGCTTTGTTGCCTTAAACTTGAAGTCTTGCATAGAAGGCAATGAACTTTCAGTGGCTATTGTTGCCGCATTTTTCTTGCAAATAGCTTTGGCAGTCTTCATCAAGGTTTGGTTCTTTGCATAG
- the LOC107457752 gene encoding uncharacterized protein LOC107457752 isoform X2, whose amino-acid sequence MEDSYTGLPTSHLLGSVPAATNDENNTAKQEGDRGRGYHTLDNPPETFEQQSANNWRGVFSVSSYTQYFNVDTDVVIFRLISSFNPYGGDFFSKIDANPDLYGLIWVSTTLVFVLAALGNLATYLMQKHTGTSTSWSFDVGYMNVAACAIYGYAIVVPLAYYFFLQYMGSNASLIRFWCMWGYSLSIFIISSFLLLIPVEALRWLIIILTGVASASFVALNLKSCIEGNELSVAIVAAFFLQIALAVFIKVWFFA is encoded by the exons ATGGAGGACTCTTACACCGGTCTCCCAACTAGTCACTTGCTCGGTTCAGTTCCT GCTGCCACAAATGATGAAAATAATACTGCAAAACAAGAGG GAGACAGAGGACGAGGATATCATACTCTTGACAATCCACCTG AAACTTTTGAACAACAGTCAGCAAACAATTGGAGGGGAGTCTTTAGTGTCTCATCCTACACACAGTATTTCAATGTAGATACAGATGTTGTCATATTCAGATTGATAAGTTCCTTTAATCCATACGGTGGAGACTTTTTCAGCAAGATAGATGCTAACCCTGATCT ATATGGCCTTATATGGGTCTCAACAACATTGGTTTTTGTACTTGCCGCACTTGGGAATCTTGCTACATACCTTATGCAAAAACATACAGGTACCAGTACATCATGGAGCTTTGATGTCGGCTATATGAATGTGGCTGCATGTGCAATCTATGGCTATGCAATAGTGGTCCCTCTCGCATACTACTTCTTCCTTCAGTATATGGGTTCCAATGCTAGCCTCATTAGGTTCTGGTGCATGTGGGGATATTCCCTCTCCATTTTCATAATATCCTCT TTTCTGTTGTTGATTCCGGTTGAGGCTCTTCGGTGGCTTATAATAATCCTTACTGGTGTAGCCTCGGCTAGCTTTGTTGCCTTAAACTTGAAGTCTTGCATAGAAGGCAATGAACTTTCAGTGGCTATTGTTGCCGCATTTTTCTTGCAAATAGCTTTGGCAGTCTTCATCAAGGTTTGGTTCTTTGCATAG
- the LOC107457751 gene encoding uncharacterized protein At2g39795, mitochondrial, whose translation MGRKQESFTCVTLLQVLGFENFPILLNPIKTPFPLRLFFSSPSVSEMAFSSILRRSGSLARPLVIAGQLLKNTQRQSSYRTVLLSAINQNVQKDSAVPTFSFSSLAYKNKPTSDENLLRVIESEITCAQETDNHTVDEAPSNFPFKILDQPGQQTIMLERTYQGEEIKVEVHMPDLVTGEENDDGRDDDDESERASQSSIPLSVSVYKKDGPYLEFSCVAYPDEIVIDSLSVKNPEPSEDQIAYEGPDFQDLDEGLQKSFHKYLEIRGIKPSTTNFLHEYMINKDSREYLVWLQKLKQFIEA comes from the exons ATGGGCCGAAAACAAGAGAGCTTTACTTGCGTAACATTACTACAAGTTTTAGGGTTTGAAAATTTCCCAATTCTCTTAAACCCTATTAAAACCCCATTCCCTCTTCGGCTGTTTTTCTCTTCCCCCTCAGTTTCGGAAATGGCGTTCAGCTCGATTCTTCGCAGGTCTGGATCTCTCGCAAGGCCTCTTGTGATTGCAGGCCAATTGTTGAAGAACACTCAGCGGCAGAGTAGCTACCGCACCGTTTTGTTGAGCGCCATCAACCAGAACGTGCAAAAGGACTCAGCGGTTCCGACGTTCAGTTTTTCTTCTTTGGCTTATAAGAACAAGCCCACCTCCGACGAGAACCTTCTCCGTGTCATCGAATCGGAGATCACTTGCGCCCAGGAAACCGACAATCACACT GTTGATGAGGCTCCAAGTAATTTCCCTTTTAAGATACTTGATCAGCCGGGACAGCAGACTATAATGCTTGAAAGGACATATCAAGGTGAGGAAATTAAGGTTGAGGTGCACATGCCTGATCTGGTCACCGGGGAAGAAAATGATGATGGTCGTGACGACGACGATGAGAGTGAGAGAGCATCTCAGTCAAGCATTCCGCTTTCAGTCAGTGTTTACAAGAAGGATGGGCCCTATCTGGAATTCAGTTGTGTGGCTTACCCCGATGAGATCGTCATTGACAGCTTGTCTGTTAAGAATCCCGAACCCAGCGAGGATCAGATTGCATACGAAGGACCAGACTTCCA GGATTTGGACGAGGGCCTCCAAAAGTCTTTTCACAAGTACTTAGAAATTAGAGGAATCAAACCTAGCACAACCAATTTCTTGCATGAGTACATGATCAACAAGGATAGCAGGGAATACTTGGTCTGGTTGCAGAAGCTCAAGCAATTCATTGAAGCATGA
- the LOC107457750 gene encoding LOW QUALITY PROTEIN: folylpolyglutamate synthase (The sequence of the model RefSeq protein was modified relative to this genomic sequence to represent the inferred CDS: substituted 1 base at 1 genomic stop codon), with amino-acid sequence MGDQFSHLFEYLKMLDLEEAISNMKIIHVAGTKGKGSTCTFAESILRNCGFRTGLFTSPHLIDIRERFRLDGMEICKEKFLAYFWWCYDRLKEKTDDNIPMPPYFRFLALLAFKIFAAEQVXYLCFEFPCKGGVGLGGKYDATNVVREPVVCGITSLGYDHMEILGNTLGEIAGEKAGIFKDQIPAFTVPQPDEAMRVLEEKASQLNVPLQVVTPLEPSLLNGLRLGLEGEHQYLNAGLAVALCSTWLKRTGHLGDTNLEQSNTLPEQFVKGLTSASLQGRAQIVPDQLINNDRSNDLVFFLDGAHSPESMEVCARWFSLAIKEYNPDQTLFNRQPDSSKFSLEVVKMHHGDRKSTQILLFNCLTVRDPDLLLPRLMKTCADHGVYFKKALFVPSVSVYNKVGSQAMAPIDSNVDLSWQLTLQRVWENLMQVNKGKITDVASEELKEDMEMSASNCEHSAVFPSLPVALKWLRDRVQQNQSVRFQVLVTGSLHLVGDVLKLVKK; translated from the exons ATGGGGGATCAGTTTAGTCATCTTTTTGAGTACCTAAAG ATGCTTGATTTGGAGGAAGCTATTTCAAATATGAAGATTATCCATGTTGCTGGCACCAAAGGGAAG GGATCTACATGTACTTTTGCTGAATCTATATTACGTAACTGTGGCTTTCGCACTGGCCTTTTCACTTCTCCTCACCTCATTGATATCCGAGAAAGATTTCGTTTAGATGG TATGGAAATTTGTAAAGAGAAGTTTTTAGCATATTTCTGGTGGTGTTATGATAGATTAAAG GAGAAAACTGATGATAATATTCCAATGCCTCCTTATTTTCGCTTCCTTGCTTTACTTGCCTTCAAGATATTTGCAGCAGAACAGGTTTGATATTTATGCTTTGAATTCCCATGCAA gggGGGGGTTGGATTAGGTGGAAAGTATGATGCAACAAATGTG GTTCGAGAACCTGTTGTTTGTGGTATAACTTCCCTAGGGTATGACCACATGGAGATTCTTG GGAATACTCTTGGAGAAATTGCTGGTGAGAAGGCTGGTATATTTAAG GATCAAATCCCTGCTTTTACGGTGCCTCAGCCTGACGAAGCAATGCGTGTGCTTGAGGAGAAGGCTTCTCAATTGAAT GTACCCCTTCAAGTTGTAACCCCATTAGAACCGAGTTTGCTAAATGGTTTAAGACTTGGTCTTGAAGGTGAGCACCAATATCTGAATGCCGGTCTTGCTGTTGCACTGTGCTCGACATGGCTGAAAAGGACTGGCCATCTTGGAGACACTAATTTGGAGCAATCT AACACTTTGCCGGAGCAATTCGTAAAAGGGTTAACAAGTGCGAGTTTGCAAGGAAGGGCTCAGATTGTTCCTGATCAACTCATCAATAATGATAGATCAAATGATCTTGTCTTCTTTTTAGACGGGGCTCATAGTCCTGAAAGCATGGAAGTATGTGCACGTTGGTTTTCTCTTGCCATTAAAGAATACAACCCGGACCAAACCTTGTTTAATCGGCAACCAGATAGTTCGAAGTTCTCACTTGAAGTAGTGAAGATGCATCATGGCGACAGAAAATCCACTCAG ATATTGCTATTCAATTGCTTGACTGTACGAGATCCGGATTTGCTTCTTCCTCGCTTGATGAAAACATGTGCTGATCATG GTGTCTACTTCAAGAAGGCCCTCTTTGTTCCAAGTGTATCTGTGTATAACAAAGTTGGATCCCAGGCTATGGCACCAATTGATTCGAATGTTGATCTGTCATGGCAGTTAACTCTCCAGAGAGTGTGGGAAAATCTTATGCAAGTCAACAAAG GCAAAATTACGGATGTAGCCTCTGAAGAACTAAAAGAAGATATGGAAATGAGTGCTAGTAATTGTGAACATAGCGCAGTGTTTCCGTCATTGCCGGTGGCTCTCAAATGGCTTAGAGACAGAGTGCAACAAAATCAGTCGGTTCGTTTTCAG GTCCTTGTGACTGGTTCTTTACATCTTGTTGGTGATGTGCTGAAACTAGTCAAGAAGTGA